In Pengzhenrongella sicca, a single genomic region encodes these proteins:
- a CDS encoding exonuclease domain-containing protein, with protein sequence MTWIDGPLLGFDTETTGVDVHTDRIVSAALVRRDGAGPGQRRTVIRTWLLDPGIEIPAAASAIHGITTERARAEGEPAALALEEMATAIAAASRVGVPVVAYNAAFDLEILAAELRRHALPTVADRLGRDVAPVIDPLVLDRAEDRYRRGKRRLGDLCGVYGVSQAGDLHSADVDVVATLDVLAAIVARYPGLDAVGLDRLHAYQVIAHRAWAEGFNAWRVSQGFEGPGAELAWPSRLPAGPVNLRAPADVAEPLNAAAPSAAPATAATPAPQREL encoded by the coding sequence ATGACGTGGATCGACGGACCACTGCTCGGCTTCGACACCGAGACGACCGGGGTCGACGTGCACACCGACCGGATCGTCTCGGCGGCCCTCGTGCGCCGCGACGGCGCCGGGCCGGGCCAGCGCCGCACGGTGATCCGCACGTGGCTGCTCGACCCCGGGATCGAGATCCCGGCCGCGGCGAGCGCGATCCACGGCATCACGACCGAGCGGGCGCGCGCCGAGGGCGAGCCCGCGGCGCTCGCGCTCGAGGAGATGGCGACCGCGATCGCCGCCGCGAGCCGCGTGGGCGTCCCGGTCGTCGCGTACAACGCAGCCTTCGATCTCGAGATCCTCGCGGCCGAGCTTCGCCGGCACGCGCTGCCGACCGTGGCCGACCGGCTGGGCCGCGACGTCGCGCCCGTCATCGACCCGCTCGTGCTGGACCGGGCGGAGGACCGCTACCGGCGCGGCAAGCGCCGCCTCGGCGACCTCTGCGGCGTCTACGGCGTGTCGCAGGCCGGCGACCTGCACAGCGCTGACGTCGACGTCGTCGCCACGCTCGACGTGCTCGCCGCCATCGTCGCGCGCTACCCCGGCCTCGACGCCGTGGGGCTCGACCGGCTGCACGCGTACCAGGTGATCGCGCACCGGGCCTGGGCCGAGGGGTTCAACGCGTGGCGCGTCAGCCAGGGCTTCGAGGGCCCGGGGGCCGAGCTGGCCTGGCCGAGCCGCCTCCCGGCGGGCCCGGTGAACCTCCGCGCACCGGCCGACGTGGCGGAGCCGTTGAACGCGGCCGCGCCCTCAGCCGCGCCCGCGACCGCGGCCACGCCCGCGCCTCAGCGCGAGCTGTAG
- a CDS encoding GuaB3 family IMP dehydrogenase-related protein has protein sequence MSNEIEIGRGKRGRRAYSFDDVAVVPSRRTRDPEEVSVGWQIDAYHFDLPVMAAPMDSVMSPVTAVALGKLGGLGVLDLEGLWTRYDDPEPLLAEIARLDAPRSTARMQELYAAPIRAELITARLQEIRAAGVTVAGALSPQRTQEFSQTVVDAGVDLFVIRGTTVSAEHVSSRAEPLNLKRFIYELDVPVIVGGASTYTAALHLMRTGAAGVLVGFGGGAAHTTRVSLGIHAPMATSVADVAAARKDYLDESGGRYVHVIADGGVGRSGDLVKAVACGADAVMLGAALARATEAPGRGWHWGSEAHHPTLPRGERVEVGTAGSLEEILFGPGRQADGTLNLIGALRRALATTGYSDVKEFQRVEVVVSPYQPH, from the coding sequence GTGAGCAACGAGATCGAGATTGGCCGTGGCAAGCGCGGACGACGCGCCTATTCCTTCGACGACGTCGCGGTGGTGCCGTCGCGGCGCACGCGCGACCCGGAGGAGGTCTCGGTCGGCTGGCAGATCGACGCGTACCACTTCGACCTGCCGGTGATGGCCGCGCCGATGGACTCCGTGATGAGCCCCGTGACGGCGGTCGCCCTGGGCAAGCTCGGCGGCCTCGGCGTGCTCGACCTCGAGGGCCTGTGGACGCGCTACGACGACCCCGAGCCGCTGCTGGCGGAGATCGCCCGGCTCGACGCGCCCCGCTCGACCGCGCGCATGCAGGAGCTCTACGCGGCCCCGATCCGCGCGGAGCTCATCACCGCGCGGCTGCAGGAGATCCGCGCCGCGGGGGTCACCGTGGCCGGCGCGCTGTCGCCGCAGCGGACGCAGGAGTTCTCCCAGACGGTCGTCGACGCCGGCGTCGACCTCTTCGTCATCCGGGGCACGACCGTCTCGGCCGAGCACGTCTCGAGCCGCGCCGAGCCGCTGAACCTCAAGCGCTTCATCTACGAGCTCGACGTGCCCGTGATCGTCGGCGGCGCCTCGACCTACACCGCAGCGCTGCACCTCATGCGCACCGGCGCGGCCGGCGTGCTCGTCGGCTTCGGCGGGGGAGCGGCGCACACCACCCGCGTCTCGCTCGGCATCCACGCGCCGATGGCGACCTCCGTCGCCGACGTCGCCGCCGCCCGCAAGGACTACCTGGACGAGTCGGGCGGCCGGTACGTGCACGTCATCGCCGACGGCGGCGTCGGCCGCTCGGGCGACCTCGTCAAGGCCGTGGCCTGCGGCGCCGACGCCGTGATGCTGGGCGCGGCGCTCGCACGCGCCACCGAGGCGCCCGGGCGCGGCTGGCACTGGGGCTCCGAGGCGCACCACCCGACGCTGCCGCGCGGCGAGCGCGTCGAGGTCGGCACGGCGGGCTCGCTCGAGGAGATCCTCTTCGGCCCGGGCCGGCAGGCGGACGGCACTCTCAACCTCATCGGCGCGCTGCGCCGCGCGCTCGCGACGACCGGCTACTCGGACGTCAAGGAGTTCCAGCGGGTCGAGGTCGTCGTCAGCCCTTACCAGCCGCACTGA
- a CDS encoding PTS sugar transporter subunit IIA, protein MTEILSKDLILAAGRARTRDDAIVEAGNLLLAAGAVTSSYVEAMLERERSFSTYMGSFLAIPHGTNESKESIVRSAVSLVRYEDPIDWNGHEVRIVVGIAGVNNEHLSILSKIAVIFSDSDEAKKMLEATTQDEIYEVLAAVNEE, encoded by the coding sequence ATGACCGAGATCCTGTCCAAGGACCTCATCCTGGCTGCAGGCCGCGCCAGGACCCGGGACGATGCGATCGTCGAGGCGGGCAACCTGCTGCTGGCCGCGGGCGCCGTCACGTCCTCCTACGTCGAGGCGATGCTCGAGCGCGAGCGCTCGTTCTCGACGTACATGGGCAGCTTCCTGGCCATCCCGCACGGCACGAACGAGTCCAAGGAGTCCATCGTCCGGTCGGCGGTTTCGCTCGTGCGGTACGAGGACCCGATCGACTGGAACGGGCACGAGGTGCGCATCGTCGTCGGGATCGCCGGCGTCAACAACGAGCACCTGAGCATCCTGTCGAAGATCGCGGTGATCTTCTCCGACTCGGACGAGGCGAAGAAGATGCTCGAGGCGACCACGCAGGACGAGATCTACGAGGTCCTCGCCGCGGTCAACGAGGAGTAG
- a CDS encoding PTS mannitol transporter subunit IICB, producing MTTVAADPPVQTGRKTAQVHVQRFGAFLTGMIMPNLPAFVAWGLITSLFISAGWTPNGILGGFGNADLIGWQGAATALATAEDGTTFPQYLGLVGPMITYLLPLLIANQGGRMVYGERGGVVASIACMGVVVGSTVPMFLGAMIVGPLAAWLMKKVDSIWDGKIRPGFEMLVNMYSAGIVGMGLAIGAFFGIAPVVTKFSEILGNGVQSLADANLLPLMSIIVEPAKVLFLNNAIGNGVLVPLGIQQTIDSGRSLLFLVEANPGPGLGLLLAYTFFGIGASKASAPGAAIIQFFGGIHEVYFPFVLMKPALIVGLIAGGATGVATNQLFGSGLVAPASPGSIIAVLAQTERSSYFGVILSVVLSGVVSFLICGVILRASRSRDLAAGADGGLAEAIAQTEANKGKKSDALGRLAPATAGAATTATAVLSRPIHSIVFACDAGMGSSAMGASVLRSKLKKAGVTDVTVVNLAVANLHDDADIVISQRELTDRARRQAPTSEHLSVDNFMNSPVYDTVVERVVASHEQGGTA from the coding sequence ATGACCACAGTTGCGGCTGATCCTCCGGTCCAGACGGGACGGAAGACTGCTCAAGTGCACGTGCAGCGTTTCGGGGCATTTCTCACCGGCATGATCATGCCGAACCTCCCGGCGTTCGTCGCCTGGGGCCTGATCACCTCCCTCTTCATCTCCGCCGGCTGGACGCCCAACGGCATCCTCGGCGGGTTCGGCAACGCCGACCTCATCGGCTGGCAGGGCGCCGCCACGGCGCTCGCGACCGCCGAAGACGGCACGACGTTCCCGCAGTACCTCGGCCTCGTCGGCCCGATGATCACCTACCTGCTGCCGCTGCTGATCGCCAACCAGGGCGGCCGGATGGTCTACGGCGAGCGCGGCGGCGTCGTCGCCTCGATCGCGTGCATGGGCGTCGTCGTGGGCAGCACCGTACCCATGTTCCTCGGCGCGATGATCGTCGGCCCGCTCGCTGCGTGGCTGATGAAGAAGGTCGACTCCATCTGGGACGGCAAGATCCGGCCCGGGTTCGAGATGCTCGTCAACATGTACTCGGCGGGGATCGTCGGCATGGGCCTGGCCATCGGCGCGTTCTTCGGCATCGCCCCGGTCGTCACCAAGTTCAGCGAGATCCTCGGCAACGGCGTGCAGTCGCTCGCCGACGCGAACCTGCTGCCCTTGATGAGCATCATCGTCGAACCGGCGAAGGTGCTGTTCCTCAACAACGCCATCGGCAACGGCGTCCTCGTCCCGCTCGGCATCCAGCAGACCATCGACTCCGGCCGGTCGCTGCTGTTCCTGGTCGAAGCGAACCCCGGCCCCGGGCTCGGCCTGCTGCTCGCGTACACGTTCTTCGGGATCGGCGCTTCCAAGGCGTCCGCGCCCGGCGCGGCGATCATCCAGTTCTTCGGCGGGATCCACGAGGTGTACTTCCCGTTCGTGCTCATGAAGCCGGCGCTCATCGTCGGCCTCATCGCGGGTGGAGCGACCGGGGTCGCGACCAACCAGCTGTTCGGCAGCGGCCTGGTGGCGCCCGCCTCTCCCGGCAGCATCATCGCCGTGCTCGCGCAGACCGAGCGCAGCAGCTACTTCGGCGTCATTCTCTCCGTGGTGCTCTCGGGAGTCGTCTCGTTCCTCATCTGCGGCGTCATCCTGCGCGCATCTCGCTCTCGGGACCTCGCGGCCGGTGCGGACGGCGGCCTCGCTGAGGCGATCGCCCAGACCGAGGCCAACAAGGGCAAGAAGAGCGACGCCCTCGGCCGCCTCGCGCCGGCCACGGCCGGCGCGGCGACGACCGCGACCGCCGTGCTCAGCCGCCCGATCCACTCGATCGTCTTCGCGTGCGACGCGGGCATGGGCTCGAGCGCGATGGGCGCCAGCGTCCTGCGGTCGAAGCTCAAGAAGGCGGGCGTCACTGACGTGACCGTCGTCAACCTCGCGGTCGCCAACCTGCATGACGACGCGGACATCGTGATCAGCCAGCGTGAGCTGACGGACCGGGCGCGACGCCAGGCCCCGACGTCGGAGCACCTGTCGGTCGACAACTTCATGAACTCGCCCGTCTACGACACGGTCGTCGAGCGTGTCGTCGCGAGCCACGAGCAGGGAGGCACCGCATGA
- a CDS encoding zinc-dependent dehydrogenase, whose amino-acid sequence MRVARFHAPGDIRLEDAPEPSPGAGDVKIRVRACSACGTDVKISKFGHQNITPPRVMGHEIAGEVVEVGADVTGWAAGDRVQVIAAIPCGKCADCLAGHMTICPNQVSMGYQFDGGFAEFMIVPKVVLDVDGLNRIPEGVSYAEASVAEPLACAINAQELVRVEPGNDVVVIGSGPIGCLHVQVARSHGAGRVFLVELSRERLDMAAAIVKPDAAICAAEEDPIEAVLKLTNGRGADVIITAAASGKAQEQALQMVAREGRISFFGGLPKDNSVIALDSNLVHYRELMIIGANGSSPEHNKRALAKIADGSVPVKDLITHLLPLDQVLEGIGIVSRGEAIKVTIEP is encoded by the coding sequence ATGAGAGTCGCACGGTTCCACGCCCCCGGAGACATTCGCCTCGAGGATGCACCCGAGCCTTCGCCCGGCGCCGGTGACGTCAAGATTCGCGTCCGCGCCTGCTCCGCCTGCGGCACGGACGTCAAGATCTCGAAGTTCGGCCACCAGAACATCACCCCGCCGCGCGTCATGGGCCACGAGATCGCCGGCGAGGTCGTCGAGGTCGGCGCCGACGTCACCGGGTGGGCCGCGGGCGACCGCGTCCAGGTCATCGCGGCGATCCCGTGCGGCAAGTGCGCGGACTGTCTCGCCGGGCACATGACGATCTGCCCCAACCAGGTCTCGATGGGCTACCAGTTCGACGGCGGCTTCGCCGAGTTCATGATCGTCCCCAAGGTCGTGCTCGACGTCGACGGCCTGAACCGGATCCCCGAGGGCGTCAGCTACGCCGAGGCCTCCGTCGCCGAGCCGCTGGCGTGCGCGATCAACGCGCAGGAGCTCGTCCGGGTGGAGCCCGGCAACGACGTCGTCGTCATCGGCTCCGGCCCCATCGGCTGCCTGCACGTGCAGGTCGCCCGGTCGCACGGCGCGGGCCGCGTCTTCCTGGTCGAGCTCAGCCGCGAACGCCTCGACATGGCCGCGGCCATCGTCAAGCCCGACGCCGCGATCTGCGCCGCCGAAGAGGACCCGATCGAGGCCGTCCTGAAGCTCACGAACGGTCGCGGGGCCGACGTCATCATTACCGCGGCCGCCTCCGGCAAGGCCCAGGAGCAGGCGCTGCAGATGGTCGCCCGCGAGGGTCGGATCAGCTTCTTCGGCGGGCTGCCCAAGGACAACTCGGTCATCGCGCTCGACTCGAATCTCGTGCACTACCGCGAGCTCATGATCATCGGCGCGAACGGCTCCAGCCCGGAGCACAACAAGCGCGCGCTCGCCAAGATCGCCGACGGCAGCGTGCCGGTCAAGGACCTCATCACGCACCTCCTGCCGCTCGATCAGGTGCTCGAGGGCATCGGCATCGTCTCGCGCGGCGAGGCCATCAAGGTCACGATCGAGCCGTAG
- a CDS encoding PTS sugar transporter subunit IIA encodes MPVDPASLLTRDLIRLDEHADDRVQAVRMCGQALVDAGAVEPSYVASMLEREASFSTYLGDGFAIPHGMFAGKDAVHRDALCVLRFPAGVDWGSGTVTVCIGIAAAGDGHVEILAELARILLDPVRAEALRTAQAPEAILSLLVADSAG; translated from the coding sequence ATGCCCGTTGACCCGGCGAGCCTGCTCACGCGCGACCTGATCCGGCTCGACGAGCACGCGGACGATCGGGTCCAGGCCGTGCGGATGTGCGGGCAGGCGCTCGTCGACGCCGGCGCGGTCGAGCCGTCGTACGTCGCCTCGATGCTCGAGCGCGAGGCGTCGTTCTCGACCTACCTCGGCGACGGCTTCGCCATCCCGCACGGGATGTTCGCCGGCAAGGACGCCGTGCATCGCGACGCGCTGTGCGTGCTGCGATTCCCCGCGGGCGTCGACTGGGGCTCGGGCACGGTGACGGTCTGCATCGGCATCGCCGCCGCGGGCGACGGGCACGTCGAGATCCTCGCCGAGCTCGCCCGGATCCTGCTGGACCCGGTCCGGGCCGAGGCGCTGCGCACCGCGCAGGCGCCCGAGGCGATCCTCAGCCTGCTCGTGGCCGACAGCGCCGGGTGA